The sequence CGCAGTAAGTCGCTCACTTATTGGACGGTATCGTTCAGAGCCGATGTTGCCCAAAATGGAGTGCTGAGCTCATCGTGGGTGCCCAAAAGTTGGAAAGTCTTGCTTCGAAGCTGTTCCGAAAATTGCGGTTCAACAAGGCCAGAGCAATCGAGCTGTCTTGTTTGCAAGTCAGAGAAGAGGCTCGCTCTCTGGGTCATGGTAAAGCGCTGTTGGAACAGTTGAGAGCAACCTCGGAGCGTGAACATCGAAGCTTCTACCAATTCGTCGCGAGTGAAAGagctgtgagtgtggttCTTCTAAGCTTGAAACACTCAGCTGAACTTGAATCTGGCTGTAAATTTAGATAACCTTATacgagagagagggatgcgaGGTGAAGCACTCGACGACATTCTCAACTCAAGACTTCGGCGAGTGCAATACTGCGATTATGGAGTATATACCCCGAAGTGGCGtggtcaagaggaaggaggatgatatagCCAGCTTGGCGCATAGAATTACGAGTCTCCATTCAAGGTGTACACCTCAGTAGTGACTCGCTCTTTGGATTCTCGGTTCAGTGGATTTCCTGTAGGACGAGGATAATATTTCATAAAATCCAACACCGGCTTTTTCATGATTTTCTATGTGTCATATCGCGATCTTACAGTTGTGGATTTTACATGCATCAATGGTCTGAAGACCTCGAAACTTGGCACGCAGGTAGCTGATTCATGGCTCTACATGCATGTATCTGCATTGGAACGGGAGTTATACTGGATCGGAATTCTCTCAGCCAAAATTTCGGTTGAGAGAGACACGCACGCCAATCAGAAACCGTAGAGCAGCTATACATGCTGATCAGCCTGCTGACCGGCTTGCTGCACCATAGAATTATCCTCATGCCAGATCACAGCTCCCTAATGCATGTATCAGACATGTTACAGCCATTGAAATAATCGCGATTCCCCACCGTACAGCCACTGAACATaaggggggggggggagcGGGTGGGGGAGACAAGTGGGGTGAATTACATTATTCGTTGCCTCATAATTTACTTACTATGCCAATGGGTAAGATCTGTTCATCTTTCAACCATCTTTCGGGAATTCAACCGTAAGTCAATCCACTTTACTGATACAGTGCAAGAACCATGACGGCTCTTCAGGTACCACCAGAGCCAGGCAGTCACTCTCGCCCGCAAATCAGAGTGGATTAGGAGAAAAGCAAGTTGCTCAATCGATTTACAGTAAATGACCTACCCGTGATTTACTGACTTGCTCCTGTGGCAATTTACAAAAAGATCCAGCATGGCGCGCATTCAAATCTTCCCTCAATTCAGAGATAGATTACAGCAACTCGACATGTCTCAAATACCTCCACGTGGATCCTGCGCATCGAAACGAGAAACACGGTTCAATTCTCCTCAAGAGTTTGTTGAGCGATTCGGAGAAGACTGGTCAATCGATTTATCTGGTGGCGCACAATGAAGGTGCTGTAAGTCGAGTGACGTGTGATGTTGCTCGTCACTTAGAAGGTGGGCGTGGGCgctgctgatgatgatgatttcaaTCCTTCATAGAAAAGGTTCTACAAGAGACACGGATTCACACAAGGCCATGTTGAGACTGTTGAACTTGATGATGGCATGTCAACTGAGTGGACAGCGTTTACGTATGTACCCAAGAGTCACTCGTCCAATAGTAAGGAGTCGCGATCGGCATAACTTGAAAGGTGAACCTATTCCAGGGGTTGTCGTGTTGATCGAGTTACACTGTCATCGTTCATACCCATATGGGTCGGTATTGAGGTCTTTGAAGGTAGTTCGTTCAGTTCGTCGCTAGATTGATGTGATCAATGAACAGAGGTCAAACTCATGAAGGGTTGAATATGGCGATTCGATGCATGTAAGATAAAATAACAACAAGAATTACACAGATGAGTGTGAGGCGATGTTTCTTCCTCCAGTCCCAGTCCCAATAATTAGcccctcccctctttcttcaCGCGATAGGTCCAGTGCGTGAGCATGCAGTACGCTCGATATATGAGATAAGCCGTTGAGGCCTTTTATGTATCCACATCGGTCGATAACGATTTTTGTTTTAGATGATATTCCACATTTCCTCCTGCAAATCGATCCCACGAGTACGTCAGCGGAATTATCTCATGGTATGGGGCAGACAAGAGCGTCGCTCACCATGGCACAGCAGAACTTCCCACAGGCTACTGAAGCGGACAGAGAGTAATCGCTGATGGAGATCTTCTGATCTACGAATTGGTCTGCAAAGTTGTCCGCGCTACGAACATCAGGGATTATTATCAGTATTTGAATTTGCTGCTCGAGACGCATATGGCGAGACTGCTCACCCTCTCGCCATTGCACCGACAAACACACAGACAGAGTGAGTCTCAGGTAGAGTAGGTAGGAATTGGGATAATCGGATTGTAGGTGCGTCGGCGGATAGTGCTGTTTCACAATACGTATCAGCTGGGGATCCATTTACAGAGAGATGGTTGTTgagaagctgactcacttAGTTTGATGGTGTTGGTAGGTAGATGATCGGTGATTGGGTTCTGAAACGAGATCCAGGTCAATTTATTGTTCTCCTTTAAGGTAGAGGTCGACCTAGAGGGCTCACCTTGATTACTCTCAATAGCTTCTCACTTCCATTCACACCTCTGATAGATAATTTATGTAGTAATTGGACTACATCACAACAAAGAAGTCAGCGTCTATAGTCCGGATATCAAGTACCGCAACGCCCTTAAAGAGCAAAGTGTAGATCATATGCAGCTTCATAGATCACTTACCCATCAATCCTGAGAACCTCTTAAAAGTTCTCGGTATTCTCACACTAGGGTTCACCTCGATCAGAACTCCCCTGGCGGTGTGGATGTAAACTTGGAGCAGACCAGCTTTGTTGAGTGGAGAGTCAAGTAGAGTGAGGAGGCACTATGagcgaagagaagaacgGGATCAGCTTTCGTTTAATCAAAAGAGGGTTATATTATATGGTAGTACGGTTTTATCAATTCTTGAGAACGAGAGACaaagggagggaaagaaggagggCATGAACCCACCTGATGCGTGATATCAGGTCTGGCATCCGCAATGTCCCTTCCTGTCTTTGCCAAGATACCTTGATGATCATCGCAATTTAATAGGGCGTATTTCGCTTCTTTTCCTGAGGAATTCTTTCCGCCTGAACCCGAGGAGACTCTGTACGCTTCGAGACATGCCTATGAAAGTGAAGCCAGAGAGTTAGTGAAAGGGAAGTAGAAGGCACATGGACCAGTCAATATCTTTAGAAGAATGATAGAACGGAAATGGGGAGAATCAGAATTCTCGATATCAACAGGAAAGAGAGGATGCAGGATGGCAGGCTGTATATGGTGAATGTCACCTATGCGCATGCAaccacaactcacctgagaCAGCACCACAATCAACCTCCTAGTATTTTCTTTATCCTCCAAAGTCTTCGGAACAGTAGCCTGCTTAGGAACGAAGTCGGCCCTCTGCTGCTGTCCTTTCCTACCAGCATTACTAGACGAAGGTAGTGGTTTCGTGATCCTATCGGAAGTTTCTCCAACAGGTATATTACCTTCTACATCTTCCGCTCCTgctccctcctctttcttgagCATCGACTGGGCGACGTCATGGAATGAAGATCCCTTGGCGGTGCTGGTGATTGGACGAGAAGGGTTGAAGATAGGTGCTGCAGCTGACatcttggatgatttgggtggtggtgtggaCGACTCCGCGGCTGCCGCTTCGGAGATGCGTCGTTTGGGGGGTGTACCAGATCTGTTGGACATGCTGCTGGTACTCTTATTGTGTACTCAGTAGATAGATGTGTTCAAGTTGTAAGGTTGGTATATGTATGAAATTGAATGGAAGTTGTATGTTGAATTTGAAAATTCAGAGTGAGTCGTGGTCTCGTGGCACTGTACTCAAATTTTGAGAAAGTACATATCTGTTAACCCTGAAATAACTAGGTTATCCTACATcataccatccatctctgacCACAAGACTGTACTTCATGCATAATTGACACCATCGCCACGCTTgcaatcaatctcaatcaatGCAGTCATGTACAGGCAGCCAGAACAAGACAAATATTCACCGACCAATGCAGCAGAACGACGATTCGGATTTTCAAATAACTCCATCACGTGAAAAGCATATATAGGAAAGCTACAAATCCACCTAAGCAGAGTGGAGGATTTCGAGGAATTCCTTTCCAGCAGCACCAGGAGCGGTCTTTCGGACTGAACCCTTCTTGTCGTGCTCTTGTCTGAGGAGCTCGTGTCTTCGGAGAGACTTGGCGTAAGGGTTGAGTCTGAAGAGGATGGCCTTGTTTCGGAGAGGGTTCTTCTTTTGGGTGAAGGGTCCTACATTGTAGCTCAAATGTCAGTACAAAATAGACAGTCAGTGGATGGTAGAATTCGACTCACTCTTTTGGACGGCGGGACCGGCGGGTCGGACGACGGATTGGATCTCATCGGAGTTGATGAGTCTGGTGACGTCTGAGGAGGTGATCTTGGCggtggggaggttgaagCCAGATTTCTTCTCGTAGACTGAGTCGAGGGCGGCGATAGCAGCCTCGGTCCAGATGATGAATCGACCGACGTGACCACCAGGGGcgagttgaaggaggttgagagattCGACGGGGCAAGTCTCGACACCGGGGACGTTCTTGAAGGCTCGGGTGAGACCTTCATCCTTGGCGTAGACGACTAAAGGACCTCTTCGTTGTCTGTATCTTCTGTTCCTCATCTTACCCTTACCGGCTCTGAGTTTCCTGGAGTTGGAGACCTTGGCGATATCGGCGTAAGCGGCGGTAGCCTTGAGGAGCTCGACGGCCTCCTTGGTCTTGGTGACTGATtcgagggaagaggagacgACCAAAGGCACTTCTTGGATTTGTTCGATTCGGTGTCCTCTGGCAAGAACCAATGAGGGGAGGGCAGAGGCGGCCAAGGCGGAGGCAACGGCGTATCGTCGTTGGTTTTGGTTGACCTTGACGTGCCATTTTCTCCAGGTCTTGGTGGGGGCGAACATTCGACCACCTCGACACATGTTACCGAAAGCGGCTTGACCGGATCGTTGggtaccaccaccacctacACGGGGGATACGAGCGACAGCTCGACCAGTACCCCAAGACTCGGCAGAGGTTTGGTGACCGGCGTTTTCAGCGACAGCGTAAGGTTGTCTTCTGTTCTTAGCGATGGATTCTGGAAATGAGGGGGTTAGCGCATGGTCTTTTGACATGATAAGACATGACTTCGAGACGGGGCATGAACAGTGATATCCTTTTCCATCTAAACAGTCTCTAATGCAactccctcccaatcccatatTCCCATTTCTCATCAAATTGTAATATCCCTCCTATGTCACTCCAATCCaatctttcccttcctcttctatcttccCGTACTATGCCCCGCTCGCAATCAGAACCCCAACTCACTGTGAACTTGTTGAACGACATCCAATCTAATAGGAGCAGTGAAGACGGCTGGGAGAGGGACAGAGCCGGAAGACTCGCCAGAGGCGGACCAGACGGTAACGGTGGGTCGAGCAGCCATTTTGCTACAGAAGTAAAGTACGTCAGTCCAGCGTCGGGTTGAGTGCTTGATGGTAATTGAAGATGACTAACGATTCTTTTGAAAGAAGActtgagggatgaaggaggtAGCTACTGaagtgagatgatgatgaatggtcaAAAAGCCAAATCCTCACCAAACGACCAACAACCACCATACAGCGTCGAGACTGCATGCCAACAGCCAAAATGAAAATGTTGAAATTGGACAAGGTGAATCGGCGTTTCGTTTGGGATTCGGTAATTTGGTGAACCAGCACTACTATACAGGTGTGGCACTTGATATTGATTCCCCGGGTCCTGGAGTCAACTGCGCACGTGGCACTGACTGATGATCCGAAGTCAAAAGGCTACGCGTGGAGGTTTGAGGAGGTGTGCTAGGTGTGTGTCACTGCGAGAATGAGCGTATACATCCTACCCTATACAGCATACATCCTTGAAACAAAGgtaggaataggaataggaataggaataggaataggaataggaataggaaaCACACGGTAGCACAAAGGAGTACTCCCaacccctctcctccttgatgtCGCTCAGAAAAAGACAGGCTTAAGAGAAGAACCGAAatcaattcatcttcatcttgatcccaATCACAGTCACAGCAATAATCATCCCTCCCCAAGATCACCAGTCAAATCATAAACAGATCAACACctaccactcactcatcttcACGCTACACtatcatcaaccatcaccTCACAGATATTCTACTCGGTtctctcaccatcaatcacaatcagaGATCACGTCCATGAAGAGGTCCTATTCcccatccacttccacttccacgTCAACCTCCGCTTCAACAACCTTACGACGACAtcttcattcctcttcctctcaatTACAGGACGACGCGTACGAACCAGATCTGAGCGATCCGAAACCTTGGGAATCGAATAGGAATCCTAGATTATACGGATCAAGTAGGGATCAGAATCATACGTCTTATATAGATAGATTGGATTCACCAACTAGTACTGGAGATCTACCGTTGTATCTGCACGAAGAGATGGAAACGAGACGACGACATACTCCCcatttggagaaggaggtcaGTCTGGCTGATGCTCATGATGAGAAAAACCAGCTGTTGGAGGTGGACGATCAAGGTAAATGGGAGAAGGGTCATGGGGCGGGACCTGGAGTAGGGGGTAGAAGGGGATTACCTCCTAGACAAAGGATaggtggatgggtgagttgatcttgctTGGCTGTGTTGGGTAGTAACATTCAAGCTGATGTCGTATCCTGTGACGCAGAGAGGAATCATGGTCGAGCATGAAGAGATCATCTGGACAGCTGTGTATACGATATTAAGTATGATCACCAGGTATTGGAGGATTGGAGCTGCCAACTATGTAgtatgggatgaggtgggtctTTGTCTCTTCTGTACTGGTCATGTCAACTGTGACCCGCATCCTATGTCAACCACATAATcagctccttctcctcacgTCCTGGCATCTTCTCTTGAAAGGACAGGAGCTAATGCTCTCATACGCATTAGGCCCACTTCGGTAAATTCGGTACCCACTACATAAACCGAGATTTCTACTTCGATGTCCACCCACCCCTCGGAAAGATGTTGGTCGGCCTTGCAGGGTTGTTATCTGGCTACGGTGGTGGATTCGAGTTCAAATCTGGAGTCGAATATCCCGCGGACGTCCCGTACACTTCCATGAGAGTTATACTGGCTTCGTTCGGTGTGGCGTTGGTTCCCCTCGCGTGGTTCACGGCTGGTGAGATGGGTTGGTCTAGGTGGACTAGGCATTGGGTTACAATCTGTGTTTTGTGTGGTGGGTCTGGCTTTTTCTCTCTTGCTACTTTAGCCTTCCTACTTCTTTCACTCACACCCTATGTCCCGCACCTTTTCATTTTACACCTTGCCATTGAAGCATTTGCTAATTGACCGGGAATTGAATAGACATCGGATGGCTCTGTATCTCCcgattcatcctcctcgactcGATGTTACTGTTCTTCACATTTACTACAACTCTCGGTCTGGTCAAGTTCCATAATCAGCGACACGAGTGAGTTAGCTGCTGCGGTCATTCACGGatataagctgatattttATGGTCCAGTCCATTCGGCGATGACTGGTGGGCCTGGTTGGTCTTCACCGGCTGGTCGATCGGTTGTGTATGCAGTGTCAAGTGGGTAGGAATGTTCATCACTGCTTTGGTCGGGTTATATACCATCGAAGATTTATGGAACAAATTCGGTGATCTTTCTATGCCTATTGTGA comes from Kwoniella bestiolae CBS 10118 chromosome 1, complete sequence and encodes:
- a CDS encoding 60S ribosomal protein uL4, translated to MAARPTVTVWSASGESSGSVPLPAVFTAPIRLDVVQQVHKSIAKNRRQPYAVAENAGHQTSAESWGTGRAVARIPRVGGGGTQRSGQAAFGNMCRGGRMFAPTKTWRKWHVKVNQNQRRYAVASALAASALPSLVLARGHRIEQIQEVPLVVSSSLESVTKTKEAVELLKATAAYADIAKVSNSRKLRAGKGKMRNRRYRQRRGPLVVYAKDEGLTRAFKNVPGVETCPVESLNLLQLAPGGHVGRFIIWTEAAIAALDSVYEKKSGFNLPTAKITSSDVTRLINSDEIQSVVRPAGPAVQKRPFTQKKNPLRNKAILFRLNPYAKSLRRHELLRQEHDKKGSVRKTAPGAAGKEFLEILHSA